aatttttattgaaaatagtgaCGAACCGACCGTTTGGTAAACTATGATCTGCctataactaaataatatactGTAATGGTGTACATATAACTTGTAACTATAAGTTataactgaaaatatttaaagatcTGGGTCGTATTGCACAGTGCCTCTGCATCTTCCTGCGACTCAATAAGAGATTGTCGCATTTTCGTGTGGTTTAGTATCTACTTACTGCAGATTTTGTAACAAATTATTCAATTAGCAAATATATACACAGGTATAAGTAGGGTTGCCGCCTCTGAAATTTGGCACCCAGGACAAGAAGAGTGAAATCCCCGGAGCTGAGCTTAAAACCCGGACATGTCaacagtattttttaagttattccGTAAAATAAACagcttgttatttattttcatacaattttaacatattaaacaaacatatttaacaaactaaatttagtattttttatggaaaaggaggacaaacgagcctacgggtcacctggtgttaagtgatcactgccgccaaAATTCACTTGCAACAACAGattaatcacaggagcgttgccggcctttaaggaaggtgtacgcgcaagGAAGCTTACTCCACAGCTtggtggaagaaagctccgtCAAAAtcgcaatgtggaggaccgccacaccaggtggtggggatgatattctaatttatggcgtgtcgtgggaAAATCTCTTTttggtgaaacagctcttgggaacactccgtgataaatgcgatagaagacacgtcacacacacacaaggaagcgacgtctctacgcaacgccaattgatccagccgttcacagagcactgggtccccgacaattcgaactgctctgcgttgcacgcggtcaaatggatcgagctgatactacggtgcgccagaccagagataatagcaatattccatgtgtggccggatctgcgctttgtaggcgctagaatgtgggccggttgaagtattgccgtgctctatttatgacgcccagcttcttcgaaggcAATTTTACTTTGCCAGATGACCGCTGacttggcaatcgctcgagattcgagacccagtattccgatactaggccaggctttaagggaagtcttgtcgaagagcggtgatacgacaaatgggttttttatTAGTGGTAattggtaaacgcgcaaactcgAATCTTCTGGGGGTTATATTGGACAAGGATCAAATTACCCCATGGGCCCATTCCACGAACTTcttaagagaggactcgatagaagacacaagtttctcccggcactggtcgacgattccCCTAGTCATTTTTGATTTTGGTGACTGATCACGATCAGTATTGGGCTGGATCTCTAAAATTGAATCTGAATATCTGAGGGCgaggcagtctcttttaaatgggtggtagtttttgacgttcaataagtgattttaaaatttaaatcctattttgaataaaaatatttgaatgaacaACACGTCACGTATAAAAGTCAATTCAGAATTCACATTCAGCAAATagcatataaatgatttgatttgaaaaaatttaatgttatattatctGCCTCTGCCAAATAGCAGCGCAGGACAGaccattcaaaaataaattttcaaactaAATAagcatattgtttatattaaatatagacACATGAGGAAGCCATAAGTACTATATTACAGAATATAGATCTAGCGCCTGCTAAGTTATctttagcgccatctagcggtGTTGAGAAACTTTGTGATTTGTTCCTGCTTGATGGTTCAAACATATTCATCTGGCATGcaaattgtatataatttattctagtctaaaatttttaatttggatataattatactaaaaatttactcttttcataaaataaagaattctTAGAAACTATCAGCAGTCTTGTAtctattaacaaaataacatttatataaagtGTTAAGAAACTAAGTAGCAATTCtgaattttttattctttaaacTTTATTTCATCATGCTTTTGCCTGTTTTACTTTTCAGGCTTTCggatatatttaagtatttctgATAGCCTTTAAAATATCTGCTTACTGTAaaagaaattgataaaaatcattacagttataatttttaatactcaatcaaatatttctttctttaatCCATTGTATTGTGGTGTTGGAGAGTCTGTTTTTTAAGCCCAGACTACAATGAAACCCCACCCGGACACCTAAACTAGGACAAATCTGGGGAAACCCGTATGACAACCCTAGGTATAAGGTATTTAAtggtacttaaataaataactaggATTAAGATTTTTAAGAGCGggtaaaattattacttatttttggtagggttgtcacaaagaaaatttattgaagtagacatactttgcggaaatccataattatacaaatgatttgagtgttctttagtgttaattccaccaatatttgtcttttaacaattcaacacgtgtttcgcctctacacgaggcatcctcaggacagaCACCCAAGGACATTAATAACTTAACGCATGATATTGGTCGGAGTTATTAATTGTAGATCTATGGATGGGCAAAAGATACATTAGACCTGAAAAGGGTTCACTGCTCTCatgaacaattattatttgcCCATATAAAACTTTTCAACCATAGGCTCATGAATGAATTAAACacagtttttattaatataattctgtATTACAATATCTTAAATTCTCCTTTTTGAAGTgcttatatataatacattatttcCTCTAATAAAAGCATCACCATATTTATTCTTTAACTGTCCATTAACATATTCTTCTGTATGTTCTAGAGCTATGTTCATGTATCCATCAAGACATGCTAAAACAcctaaaatacatattattaatcaaTCATAGTAAAGAATGTCAACATAATCTGTTAGTGCTCAGAAAGGTCACGGTTTATTTCAATAACAGCTATAATAACATCATTGGTTTATAAGATGAAAttcatgtttatattatattgatttataACAAGTTTACTCCTGCAACTTTGCCTGCACAGAGTTTTGTGTGTAAACCAAAaccaagcaggacgttcagctgatggtaattgatacgccatgcccattacaatgcagtgccgctcaggattctcaaaaaacccaaaaattctgagcggcactacaattgcgctcgtcaccttgagacataagatgttaagtctcatttgcccagtaatttcactagctacggcacccttcagaccgaacacagtaataattacacattactgcttcacggcagaaataggcgccattgtggtacccataatctagccggcatcctgtgcaaaggagcctcccattggtattGAATAGGTACCAAATTGAATtaaacatttacccccttattcataatggtccgctaactttaaacagcttcttaggagtgtttttcctgattctgacttaggtcaatagaagaagacagagtgacaattagcaatgcttgaagttagcagactattatgaataaggggttaaAATAATGGGGAGGTTGCCACAAGACATAAGTGTAAACCACATTCAAAAATCTATTTATATGGCCTTGATAACTAAATTACAACATGTATGAAttgtttatgattttattacatGTATAGAAGATTACAAAATTACTTCAAGTCACCTTGGTGCATGGCactatgtgtgtgtgtgtgtattgctAGGACAATGACACTGTTACACAGATCAAAGCTGCAATATATTTACTAGCACAACACAAATAGTATTGCACACTAAGATGACTTGAGTCTTTAAGTATCTGTACCAATtattaaattcagtattttaccGGGGAAAAAGCTATGTACTATAAAATTTAGAGGATTTTACATGCCAGTAAACAATTTAGACATAGGTGATATTTTCATGTTCAAGATTTTAAGAATTGCAATAAGCTCTTAACTAATATGCCAATAGCTTCATGCCTTTGAACTCTATTGGGTCTGATCACATAACATGGAGACGATCAGTATAATATGATAGAATATCTCATTTCCCTTAACATTCAAAACTAGAATAAATTTGTcaattaataatgtttaagGTTAGATGAATTAAGATGGTTCTTAGCTAGTACATATTAAGTTGGTTTTGACAAGGAGCTAAtatataccacaagaaaggtaatttaacagactataaaagtaaaaatatttaattttaaatttttatctgtgtaaaatatgACAAGCCATCAAAATGTggtcagccgtaaaaattatctgcagcagtcgatttaaaaattattttttgtattatctatgatgttttagtaactattatattactagttagtaactttgaagtatgtttaAGTTATAAAAAGTTACtgcattcattagtaataattgaaatgtaatctgtaggtaaatctcaaaaaatcatataaaatgcatgacagccctactttaaaggaaatttgttaaaattatgcagtatctattgtttatgttatctaacaaagacctagcttgtttaataataattaaaaagcattaactttcgtttttataaacaagcccaaacacttcaaaggaataaattttattgtgtaaccCGAGACCTTGGTGTCGGTAACACGCGGCGGCTTAAGACTGGCCATGGCGCCATGTGCTTTCTGGCATAGGCCGCCCAACGGAGGGGATATTTACTTGCCATCAGATATTCAGCATTAAATACAAAgcaatcataatatattgttaagtACCTTtaatgtcaaatattttaagaaaggGTGCAACTAAATATATAGACTATGAATACATTTATACCTATTTTACTTcagtatattatgaaaatattgacATAAAGTGCTCTTTTTATAATTCAGTCacactttaatataatatgaaataacttttaattacattaaattataatacatattattatatgcagAACACATGTGGCCATATATTATTAGTTGTTAGATGAACTATtcaaaatatactatttatataacttagggacctattttatagcaaaaatatAACATGCAATTTTGTATTGCCCTTTATATAATAGGTAAAAAGTTTACTTTTTATAGTCTTACCTTTTAATTGTATAGTTAAAGgcaagatatttattttcaaagtttattatttaagttaactTGACACCCCATAAAGATTTTTGAAGAGACTGAAACAGGTGGAAAACTGAAGGTGCAAGGTCAGTTTCAGATTCATAACAAATCTCAATAAAGAATCATGTATGAGCCCATGGTTCATTAGGTTGCTTTATGTGAACCTCTGTGAGCAAGGTGCATCTTTGACAGCATAATTCCTGCGTTGAAAACTCTTAAAACATACTTTGTGGTACTACTCTTATTGACACTTCATTAGGTCTAAATCATAAAGAATCATAAGGAAGAAGGCCCAAATTTTTGTCATGGCTTGTGTTGCTTGTAACCTTCTTATTGTCATTACAACCAGCTAGATACAAGTAGTACAGCTAAAGAGAATACACACTATATAAAACAAGTGCTGTGATAGAAAGCATtcagaaaaataaactttttaattataatgaaattctaAACACCGGTAATACAATCAAAACATAACCTAAAAATAGTACAGACAACTTTCAATAACAAACCATTgctattatgttatataaattgaatttactCAGGTATCGAGACATTAAAGAGCATTATGTAGCTTACCTCTGTAGTCAACACCACTGTTTAATTTTACAACTACAGGACGACCATGGATTTGCTGAATGAACGAGGAAAGTGCTTCTTTGCGGCTCATTTTTCAAGCAGCCAACGAATTTAACACTTGCAactgtgtaataaaatataggtttgttttataaatttttcagtTTTGTATTTCAATTTCCTAATGCAACAGCGCAAATAATTAAGccgttataataatgataaatgtttttgttattattgttaaacgTCA
This is a stretch of genomic DNA from Leptidea sinapis chromosome 15, ilLepSina1.1, whole genome shotgun sequence. It encodes these proteins:
- the LOC126968435 gene encoding U6 snRNA-associated Sm-like protein LSm6, with the translated sequence MSRKEALSSFIQQIHGRPVVVKLNSGVDYRGVLACLDGYMNIALEHTEEYVNGQLKNKYGDAFIRGNNVLYISTSKRRI